In one Diabrotica virgifera virgifera chromosome 7, PGI_DIABVI_V3a genomic region, the following are encoded:
- the LOC126888661 gene encoding potassium channel subfamily K member 18-like, with protein sequence MEENRADYISIVAGYGSVSPRTTWGKLVTIIYALIGIPLMLLYLSATGDILARSFRRLYGKMCGVSPKQLQCPCSNTVRVPVTLCLVIVLAYICSGAVLFHRLENWSLLEGSYFCFTSLGTIGFGDLLPGQKAEEISLCACSAYILTGMALVAMCFSLVQDEVLSLLRYLGASCSKNELKLKEEEAS encoded by the exons atggaagagaacagagcag ATTATATATCTATTGTTGCAGGATATGGATCAGTTTCACCTAGAACCACCTGGGGAAAGTTAGTCACCATCATCTATGCACTGATAGGCATCCCACTGATGCTGCTGTATCTCTCTGCTACAGGAGATATCTTGGCTCGAAGCTTCCGAAGGCTATATGGCAAAATGTGTGGTGTGTCTCCTAAACAGCTGCAGTGTCCCTGTTCGAATACAGTTAGAGTTCCAGTTACGTTGTGTTTAGTCATAGTCTTAGCCTATATTTGTTCAGGAGCAGTTTTGTTTCATCGATTGGAAAATTGGTCTTTATTGGAAG GTAGTTACTTTTGTTTCACAAGTCTGGGAACGATAGGATTTGGTGACCTCTTACCAGGCCAAAAAGCGGAAGAAATCTCTCTTTGTGCATGCTCTGCCTACATCCTAACAGGAATGGCGCTAGTAGCGATGTGTTTTAGCCTCGTTCAAGATGAAGTCCTAAGCCTATTACGATACCTAGGAGCTAGCTGCTCAAAAAACGAGttgaaattaaaagaagaagaagcttctTGA